One window of candidate division KSB1 bacterium genomic DNA carries:
- a CDS encoding pyridoxamine 5'-phosphate oxidase family protein: MKIHQDDRLLIERIIAKALVCRVAASVDDRPYLVPLSFGYDGKAFYFHTAPAGKKIDYWRGNPRICFELEGDVQIKEADKACEWTMLYESVIGYGVISEITDPLEKEAALKEIMRHYSEKSEWQFEAAQTAKARLWKLTVEKMTAKSNRIISHAVGSSVS; encoded by the coding sequence TTGAAGATACATCAAGACGACCGCCTGCTTATTGAAAGAATCATCGCCAAGGCGCTGGTGTGCCGCGTGGCGGCTTCTGTTGATGATCGACCGTATCTGGTGCCCCTTTCGTTCGGCTATGACGGCAAGGCTTTCTATTTTCATACTGCGCCTGCCGGCAAAAAGATCGACTATTGGCGCGGTAATCCGCGGATCTGCTTTGAACTGGAAGGGGACGTTCAGATCAAGGAAGCCGATAAAGCGTGCGAATGGACCATGCTTTATGAAAGCGTCATCGGTTACGGCGTGATCAGCGAGATTACTGATCCGCTTGAGAAAGAGGCGGCTCTTAAGGAAATAATGCGCCATTATTCGGAAAAATCGGAATGGCAATTCGAGGCGGCGCAAACGGCCAAAGCGCGCCTCTGGAAACTAACGGTCGAAAAGATGACCGCCAAGAGCAATCGGATCATTTCTCATGCAGTCGGCTCCTCCGTTTCTTGA
- a CDS encoding copper homeostasis protein CutC has protein sequence MQSAPPFLEICINEDEHLLQSVEAACQGGADRIELCSRMDLDGLTPSLKAVRSAAAVCKDRAALMVMIRLRAGDFFYTCLETAQMIRQIEAAAEAGADGVVFGAVKEGQIDLSTLRQLTRAAHSCGLAVTFHRAFDALHHPLQELQILSALGVKRILTAAEPWGASAEWTERCSNWHDLLEKADGVEVILAGGLTPRLAAAALRSLPYRGRIVSVHAYSAALRDGITDREKVGEFFEALQAFRSL, from the coding sequence ATGCAGTCGGCTCCTCCGTTTCTTGAAATCTGCATCAATGAAGACGAGCATCTTCTTCAATCCGTTGAAGCGGCCTGCCAAGGCGGCGCCGACCGAATCGAGCTGTGCAGCAGAATGGACCTCGACGGCTTGACACCCTCCTTAAAGGCAGTCAGATCTGCAGCCGCCGTCTGCAAAGATCGGGCAGCGCTTATGGTCATGATTCGGCTGAGAGCGGGGGATTTTTTCTATACCTGCTTGGAAACTGCACAAATGATCCGGCAAATCGAGGCGGCAGCCGAAGCCGGCGCCGACGGCGTGGTGTTCGGCGCAGTGAAGGAAGGGCAGATTGATCTTTCCACCCTGAGACAATTGACGCGTGCCGCGCACTCTTGCGGTCTCGCCGTTACTTTCCACCGCGCGTTCGATGCCCTGCATCATCCGCTGCAGGAACTGCAGATTCTCTCGGCTTTGGGAGTGAAGCGGATACTGACGGCTGCTGAACCCTGGGGAGCCTCTGCGGAATGGACGGAGAGATGCAGCAATTGGCATGATTTGCTGGAAAAGGCGGACGGCGTGGAAGTCATTTTGGCAGGTGGTCTTACACCAAGGCTTGCCGCGGCGGCATTGAGGTCATTGCCTTATCGCGGGCGAATCGTATCCGTGCATGCCTATTCGGCAGCCCTGCGCGACGGAATTACAGATAGAGAAAAAGTGGGCGAATTTTTCGAGGCGCTGCAGGCTTTCCGCTCTTTATAG
- a CDS encoding rubredoxin, translating into MEKFICTNCGYVYDPAQGDPENGVPPGTAFEDLPEDWICPVCYVGKDQFDPL; encoded by the coding sequence GTGGAAAAATTTATCTGCACCAATTGCGGCTATGTCTATGATCCGGCGCAAGGAGACCCGGAAAACGGAGTCCCACCGGGTACGGCTTTTGAAGATCTGCCGGAGGATTGGATTTGTCCGGTTTGCTATGTCGGCAAGGATCAGTTCGACCCGCTATAA
- the metH gene encoding methionine synthase, with product MSFFERIKKGLILFDGAMGTQIHALQITEEEWAAHQGCPEILNLTAPQKIQRIHEAYLAAGADVIETNTFGANRIVLAEFDLQDRVEEINRAAAEIARQAADRFSDSKPRFVAGSIGPGTKLPSLGQIDFDTLYESYAAQARGLIQGGVDLFVIETCQDLLQIKAALTAVQDEMRRAGVHLPRAVTITVETTGTMLVGSDVSAALAALAPYELEIFGMNCATGPEAMRPFVKQICEAFPGVVMVQPNAGMPQMVDGHLVYTLSVEEYVTVLSSFIQEYGVRIVGGCCGTTPDFIRAMAERLPYLTAAERQPTFRPALASLFTAQELRQDPPPFFVGERSNTNGSKQFRERLLAEDWDAIVEISRDQERTGAHGLDLCVAYTGRDEVADMTRAVSRIVTQVNLPIFIDSTDVKVIEAALKLIGGRPVINSINLEDGEERAHRICRLAKRYGAALVALTIDESGMAKTVEQKIAVARRLYDIAVRQNGLRPNDLIFDPLTFTLGSGDETLRDAAIQTLEGIRRIKQELPGVFTLLGVSNISFGLNPESREVLNSVFLAEAVKAGLDAAIVNVKKIIPLYQIDTEDIRICLDLIYNRGETPLLDFIRHFEKRTGRGGDAAVEEPLSLEEKVKQRIIQGNRSGLDELLKAALEEHRAVDIINRWLIPAMKTVGDLFGAGKMQLPFVLQSAEAMKHAVGILEPFMEKSEVQTRTSLVLATVRGDVHDIGKNLVDIILSNNGFKVYNLGIKCEIDTMLQKADEVGADAIGMSGLLVKSTIVMKENLEVMRQRGYKIPVLLGGAALTRSYVDQVCAPILDAPVVYCEDAFEGLKVMNLLKEGKLSSLSGGGNKKEKRSESRPLVQKPEPLFFDHDIPVPPFWGSRVVEDIDLKTVFSFLTEPVLFRGRWGYRRGTLSREEYERLIEQEVRPQFEMLKEKCIAEKLLEPKVVYGYFPCNRQGDDVIIFDPETDIELLRFHFPRQKKPPYRSIADFFLPIESGRRDIMPMQIATVGSRASEYAQRLYENNAYKDYLLFHGLSVESAEALAEYWHKQIRLELNIASEDGTTMEELVVQKYRGSRYSFGYPACPDLYGNRQIAKLLAPERIGVQLTAEDQMIPEQTTSAFIVHHPQAKYFSLE from the coding sequence ATGTCTTTTTTTGAACGCATAAAAAAAGGATTAATCCTATTCGACGGGGCCATGGGCACCCAAATCCATGCGCTGCAAATTACGGAAGAAGAGTGGGCGGCGCATCAAGGTTGTCCGGAGATTCTCAATCTTACCGCCCCGCAAAAAATCCAAAGGATTCACGAAGCTTACTTGGCTGCCGGCGCCGATGTGATCGAAACCAACACCTTCGGCGCCAATCGCATCGTTTTGGCTGAATTCGACCTGCAGGATCGGGTCGAAGAGATCAATCGCGCCGCCGCCGAAATCGCCAGGCAAGCCGCCGATCGTTTTTCCGACTCCAAACCCCGCTTTGTCGCAGGCTCTATCGGTCCGGGAACAAAGCTTCCCAGCCTCGGTCAGATCGATTTCGACACTCTGTACGAGTCCTATGCGGCGCAAGCCCGCGGTTTGATTCAAGGCGGGGTCGACTTGTTCGTCATTGAAACCTGCCAGGATTTGCTGCAGATCAAGGCAGCGTTGACAGCGGTGCAGGACGAGATGCGGCGCGCGGGAGTGCATTTGCCGCGCGCCGTGACCATTACCGTGGAAACGACCGGCACCATGCTCGTCGGCAGCGATGTCAGCGCGGCTCTCGCCGCTTTGGCGCCGTATGAACTCGAAATTTTCGGCATGAACTGCGCCACCGGCCCCGAAGCGATGCGCCCGTTTGTAAAGCAAATCTGCGAGGCTTTCCCCGGCGTCGTGATGGTACAGCCTAACGCCGGCATGCCGCAAATGGTCGACGGTCATCTGGTTTATACCCTGTCGGTCGAAGAATATGTTACGGTGCTTTCCAGCTTTATTCAAGAGTACGGCGTTAGAATTGTCGGCGGATGCTGCGGGACAACGCCGGATTTTATTCGCGCAATGGCCGAACGTTTACCATATCTTACGGCGGCAGAACGGCAACCGACTTTTAGACCCGCTTTGGCATCGTTGTTTACGGCCCAGGAACTGCGCCAGGATCCGCCGCCCTTTTTTGTCGGCGAGCGTTCCAACACCAACGGTTCGAAGCAGTTTAGGGAACGCCTCCTGGCGGAAGATTGGGACGCCATTGTCGAAATTTCGCGCGACCAAGAACGCACCGGCGCACACGGCCTCGATCTATGCGTCGCTTATACGGGACGCGATGAAGTCGCCGATATGACTCGAGCCGTCAGCCGCATCGTCACCCAAGTCAACCTGCCGATTTTCATCGACTCGACCGATGTCAAGGTCATCGAGGCAGCACTCAAGCTGATCGGCGGCAGACCGGTCATTAATTCCATCAATCTTGAGGACGGCGAAGAGCGGGCTCACCGCATCTGCCGGTTGGCCAAGCGCTACGGCGCGGCTCTCGTTGCCCTTACCATCGACGAGAGCGGCATGGCGAAAACTGTCGAGCAAAAAATCGCCGTCGCAAGGCGGCTTTACGACATTGCCGTGCGGCAAAACGGCCTTCGACCTAACGATTTGATCTTTGATCCCCTCACTTTTACCCTCGGCAGCGGCGATGAAACACTGCGCGACGCCGCGATCCAAACCCTCGAAGGCATTCGCCGGATCAAGCAGGAGCTGCCCGGAGTCTTTACCCTGCTCGGCGTTTCCAATATCTCTTTCGGACTAAATCCGGAATCGCGCGAGGTGCTCAACTCTGTCTTTCTTGCCGAAGCGGTCAAGGCAGGATTGGATGCCGCCATCGTCAACGTCAAAAAGATCATTCCCTTGTACCAAATCGATACGGAGGATATCCGGATCTGCCTTGATTTGATCTACAATCGGGGTGAAACTCCTCTACTTGACTTTATTCGTCATTTCGAAAAAAGGACCGGTCGAGGCGGAGATGCTGCGGTCGAAGAGCCCCTCTCTTTGGAGGAAAAAGTCAAACAACGAATCATTCAAGGCAACCGTTCGGGATTGGACGAGCTGTTAAAGGCGGCGCTTGAAGAGCATCGCGCCGTCGACATTATCAACCGGTGGCTGATTCCGGCCATGAAGACCGTCGGCGACCTGTTCGGCGCCGGAAAAATGCAGCTTCCGTTTGTTCTCCAATCCGCCGAAGCGATGAAGCATGCGGTCGGCATTCTCGAGCCGTTTATGGAAAAAAGCGAGGTACAGACGCGCACCAGCCTGGTCTTGGCTACCGTTCGCGGCGACGTGCACGACATCGGTAAAAATTTGGTGGACATTATCCTGAGCAACAACGGCTTCAAGGTTTACAATCTCGGCATTAAATGCGAGATCGACACCATGCTGCAAAAGGCGGATGAAGTCGGCGCCGACGCCATCGGCATGAGTGGGCTACTGGTCAAGTCGACGATTGTCATGAAGGAAAATTTGGAAGTAATGCGGCAGCGCGGCTACAAAATTCCGGTTTTGCTCGGAGGCGCTGCCTTGACGCGCAGTTACGTCGATCAAGTCTGTGCGCCCATTCTCGATGCACCGGTGGTTTACTGTGAAGACGCCTTTGAAGGCCTCAAAGTGATGAATCTGCTGAAGGAGGGCAAGCTTTCGTCTTTGTCCGGTGGCGGAAACAAAAAAGAGAAAAGATCCGAAAGCAGGCCCTTGGTGCAGAAACCGGAGCCTCTTTTCTTCGATCACGACATCCCTGTACCGCCGTTTTGGGGCAGCCGGGTCGTCGAGGATATCGATTTAAAGACTGTATTTTCCTTCCTGACTGAACCGGTTCTTTTCCGCGGGCGTTGGGGTTACCGACGAGGCACTTTAAGCCGTGAAGAGTATGAACGACTCATCGAACAAGAGGTCCGGCCCCAATTCGAAATGCTGAAGGAAAAATGCATCGCAGAAAAACTCCTGGAGCCGAAGGTGGTCTATGGTTATTTCCCCTGCAATCGCCAAGGCGATGACGTGATCATCTTTGATCCGGAAACCGACATCGAATTGCTGCGCTTCCACTTTCCAAGGCAGAAAAAGCCGCCGTATCGATCCATCGCCGACTTTTTTCTTCCGATAGAAAGCGGGCGCCGCGACATCATGCCGATGCAGATTGCGACCGTCGGCAGCCGCGCCTCGGAATATGCCCAACGCCTCTATGAAAACAATGCCTATAAGGATTATCTGCTCTTTCATGGTCTTTCGGTGGAAAGTGCGGAGGCTCTGGCCGAGTATTGGCACAAACAGATACGCTTGGAACTGAACATTGCTTCGGAAGACGGGACGACCATGGAAGAGCTGGTGGTGCAAAAGTATCGCGGTTCACGCTACAGCTTCGGCTATCCGGCGTGTCCCGATCTTTATGGTAATCGCCAAATCGCCAAACTGCTGGCTCCGGAACGCATCGGCGTTCAGCTAACCGCGGAAGACCAAATGATACCGGAACAAACGACCAGCGCTTTCATTGTGCATCATCCGCAGGCAAAATATTTTTCGTTGGAATAA
- the ilvB gene encoding biosynthetic-type acetolactate synthase large subunit has translation MKNAMTGAEMIIHALQQEKVGAVFGYPGGSIIDVFDKLYSADVPFFLTRHEQAACHAADGYARASGKPGVVITTSGPGATNIVTGLATAYMDSIPVVAITGQVPTHLIGNDAFQEADIVGITRSITKHNFLVQSVDELPRILKAAFYIATSGRPGPVLVDVPKNVQQARTTVPYPESIEIRSYKPTVQGHPQQIKKVAEEIKKASRPVLYVGGGAVSSGAAEEIRELAEKCDIPVTTTLMGLGVFPETDERSLKMLGMHGTVYANYAVQECDLLIAVGARFDDRVTGKVEKFAPKAEIVHIDIDPTTIRKNVQVKLPVVGDVKAVLSELLRIVEPKKHREWMEQIKEWKKNYPLYYRENGKIQPQMVVQTVADMVKHEAIIATEVGQHQMWTAQFYDFVEPRTFLSSGGLGTMGYGFPAAIGAQIARPDKLVIDMAGDGSIQMNIQELATAVLYNIPVKVIIFNNQSLGMVRQWQGMFYNRRFSNTCLRKSKFCPKVCSGSENAPCPDFYVPDFVKLAEAYSAHGFYAEKPEDVRPTLEKAFSTPGPVFVEFKIDKEENVYPMVPAGAPLNEMIRGMA, from the coding sequence ATGAAGAACGCAATGACCGGCGCAGAGATGATCATTCACGCTCTCCAGCAGGAAAAGGTCGGTGCTGTTTTCGGCTATCCTGGGGGATCAATTATCGACGTTTTCGACAAGCTCTATTCGGCGGACGTGCCCTTTTTCCTGACGCGGCATGAGCAGGCCGCCTGCCATGCTGCCGACGGTTATGCGCGGGCTTCCGGTAAACCTGGAGTGGTCATCACGACATCCGGCCCCGGCGCCACCAATATCGTTACCGGCCTGGCTACCGCCTATATGGATTCGATCCCTGTTGTCGCCATCACCGGCCAAGTGCCGACTCACTTGATCGGTAACGACGCCTTTCAGGAGGCCGATATTGTCGGCATAACCCGGTCGATAACCAAACATAATTTCCTTGTCCAGTCGGTTGATGAACTGCCGCGAATTCTTAAAGCGGCGTTTTACATAGCCACCAGCGGCCGCCCCGGCCCGGTCCTGGTCGATGTGCCGAAAAACGTCCAGCAGGCGCGAACCACCGTCCCTTATCCTGAAAGCATCGAAATTCGCAGTTACAAGCCGACGGTACAAGGTCATCCGCAGCAGATCAAAAAAGTGGCTGAAGAGATCAAAAAGGCATCTCGGCCGGTGCTTTACGTGGGCGGCGGAGCCGTCAGCAGCGGAGCTGCCGAAGAAATTCGTGAACTGGCCGAAAAGTGTGATATTCCGGTCACCACGACGTTGATGGGGCTCGGCGTTTTTCCCGAAACCGACGAGCGATCGCTCAAGATGCTCGGCATGCACGGCACCGTCTATGCGAATTATGCGGTGCAGGAGTGTGATCTGTTGATTGCCGTCGGCGCACGATTCGATGACCGCGTGACGGGCAAAGTGGAAAAATTTGCGCCCAAAGCGGAAATCGTTCACATTGATATAGATCCGACGACCATTCGAAAGAACGTGCAGGTCAAGCTGCCCGTGGTCGGCGACGTAAAGGCGGTGCTGTCTGAACTTTTACGAATCGTCGAACCCAAGAAGCATCGAGAATGGATGGAACAGATCAAGGAGTGGAAAAAGAATTACCCGCTTTATTACCGCGAAAACGGGAAAATTCAGCCGCAAATGGTGGTGCAGACCGTTGCCGATATGGTCAAACACGAAGCAATCATTGCCACCGAGGTAGGGCAGCATCAGATGTGGACCGCGCAGTTCTATGATTTCGTCGAGCCGAGGACTTTTCTCAGTTCCGGAGGATTAGGAACCATGGGTTACGGTTTCCCGGCGGCGATCGGAGCTCAGATTGCACGGCCGGACAAGCTGGTTATCGACATGGCAGGAGACGGCAGCATTCAGATGAACATTCAGGAGCTGGCTACTGCCGTTCTCTACAATATTCCCGTCAAAGTGATCATATTCAACAATCAATCGCTCGGCATGGTCCGGCAGTGGCAGGGAATGTTTTACAACCGGCGCTTTTCCAATACTTGTCTGCGCAAGAGCAAATTTTGCCCCAAGGTCTGCTCCGGCTCGGAAAACGCCCCCTGCCCCGACTTTTATGTGCCCGATTTCGTCAAGTTGGCCGAGGCTTACAGCGCGCATGGATTTTACGCCGAAAAGCCGGAAGACGTCCGGCCGACTTTGGAAAAAGCCTTCAGTACGCCGGGCCCAGTGTTTGTCGAATTCAAGATCGATAAAGAGGAAAACGTCTATCCAATGGTGCCGGCAGGGGCGCCGCTTAACGAAATGATCAGAGGGATGGCCTAA
- the ilvN gene encoding acetolactate synthase small subunit — protein MRHIINVEVENNAGVLARIAGLFSARGFNIESLSVADTESKEISRMTLVVRGDDAIIEQVNKQLNKLIDVIRVVDVTKNYYVERELALVRVNCPPNKRGEVQQINEIFGAKVVDISPKSMTMEMVGSEAKVEAFLETMRPFGIKEAARTGPIAMLRESKKIG, from the coding sequence ATGCGACACATTATCAACGTCGAAGTGGAGAACAATGCCGGCGTACTGGCACGAATCGCCGGACTGTTCAGCGCCCGCGGATTCAATATTGAAAGCCTTTCCGTGGCGGACACGGAGTCAAAAGAGATTTCGCGCATGACACTGGTTGTGCGCGGCGACGACGCAATCATCGAACAGGTCAACAAGCAGCTCAATAAACTGATCGACGTCATTCGCGTCGTCGACGTGACGAAAAACTATTATGTCGAACGAGAACTCGCTCTTGTGCGCGTCAACTGTCCTCCAAATAAGCGCGGAGAGGTTCAGCAGATCAATGAAATCTTTGGCGCCAAGGTGGTTGACATCAGCCCGAAAAGCATGACCATGGAAATGGTCGGCTCCGAGGCCAAAGTGGAAGCATTTTTAGAAACCATGCGGCCGTTTGGAATCAAAGAAGCGGCCCGAACCGGGCCCATTGCCATGTTGCGGGAATCCAAAAAGATTGGTTAA
- the ilvC gene encoding ketol-acid reductoisomerase encodes MKLYYDQDADLGLLKGKTVAIIGYGSQGHAHALNLKDSGVNVVVGLNEGNPDRKKAEDAGLIVKLNSEAAKSADVIMMLVPDQIQPMVYQNDLLPHLTPGKALAFAHGFNIHYNQIVPPPTIDVIMIAPKGPGHLVRRQYEAGNGVPCLIAVYQNATGKAKELSLAYAKGIGGTRAGVIETTFKEETETDLFGEQAVLCGGLTELIRAGFKTLVDAGYQPEMAYFECLHEVKLIVDLIYEGGLGWMYYSVSDTAEYGGLVKGPMVIGEESKKAMKKLLQDIQDGTFATEWILENRANGPKFNRYRQLLKEDPIEKVGAELRKMMSWLKK; translated from the coding sequence ATGAAGCTTTACTATGATCAGGACGCAGACTTGGGTCTGCTGAAAGGAAAGACGGTTGCGATCATCGGTTACGGTAGCCAGGGGCATGCACACGCTCTCAATTTAAAGGACAGCGGCGTCAACGTTGTGGTGGGTTTGAATGAAGGAAATCCCGACCGTAAAAAAGCCGAGGATGCCGGACTGATTGTCAAATTGAACAGCGAAGCGGCCAAGAGCGCCGATGTTATCATGATGCTGGTGCCTGATCAGATTCAGCCGATGGTGTATCAAAACGATCTGCTGCCGCATCTGACTCCGGGAAAGGCTCTGGCATTTGCGCACGGCTTTAACATTCACTACAATCAAATCGTGCCGCCGCCGACCATCGACGTCATTATGATTGCACCAAAGGGACCGGGGCATCTGGTGCGTCGGCAGTACGAAGCCGGCAACGGCGTTCCTTGTCTGATTGCAGTTTACCAAAATGCAACCGGCAAGGCCAAAGAGTTGTCGCTGGCTTATGCCAAAGGTATCGGCGGCACGCGCGCAGGCGTTATCGAAACCACCTTCAAGGAAGAGACCGAGACCGACCTTTTCGGCGAGCAGGCGGTGTTGTGCGGCGGATTAACGGAACTCATTCGCGCCGGATTCAAGACTTTGGTCGATGCCGGTTATCAGCCCGAAATGGCCTACTTTGAATGCCTGCACGAGGTCAAGCTCATCGTCGATTTGATCTACGAAGGCGGCCTCGGCTGGATGTACTACTCGGTCAGCGACACGGCCGAATACGGCGGTCTGGTCAAAGGCCCGATGGTCATCGGTGAAGAGAGCAAAAAAGCAATGAAAAAGCTTTTACAGGACATTCAAGACGGAACGTTTGCCACGGAATGGATTTTGGAAAATCGCGCCAACGGACCCAAGTTCAACCGCTATCGTCAGCTTTTGAAGGAAGATCCGATCGAAAAAGTGGGCGCGGAACTTCGCAAAATGATGAGCTGGCTCAAAAAATAA
- a CDS encoding 2-isopropylmalate synthase — protein sequence MSDQRIIVFDTTLRDGEQCPGAALSVEQKLAIAHQLAKLNVDVIEAGFPVSSDAQFEAVKVIAEQVREPVICGLARCVDLDIDKAAAALEKAAKPRIHTFIATSKIHLDKKFRKSEEEVLEMAIQGITRAKKYFSDIEFSPEDSSRTGKPFLFRIIQAAIDAGATTINIPDTVGYSNPDEFGQLIREIFQNVPNIHKAVLSVHCHNDLGLATANTLAAVRNGAQQVEVTINGIGERAGNASLEEVVMALKTRYDFYQKTTGIRYEEIVKTSRLVSNLTGIPVQPNKAVVGANAFAHESGIHQDAMIKDAATYEIMNPAEVGWGETKIVLGRHSGRHGLKKRLEDLGYSLSQEKIDRIYKRFLEIADKKKEVFDADLEALVSEEAQTIEEVYQLEYFHILSGNHTVPTATIGLRIGDQIVQDAAVGDGPIDAAFAAIDKIIGRPVKLLEFSLQALTGGRNAMGEVHVTITENGRKFVGRGTGTDVIEAGIRAYIHAHNKLYSASESKSKG from the coding sequence ATGAGCGACCAACGCATTATTGTATTTGACACGACGCTGCGCGACGGAGAGCAGTGTCCGGGTGCGGCTTTGAGCGTGGAACAAAAGCTGGCAATCGCCCATCAGTTGGCCAAGCTGAACGTCGACGTCATCGAAGCGGGCTTTCCTGTTTCTTCGGATGCCCAGTTTGAAGCCGTAAAGGTGATTGCCGAACAAGTTCGGGAGCCGGTTATCTGCGGCTTGGCGCGCTGTGTCGACTTGGACATCGATAAGGCGGCCGCCGCCCTCGAAAAAGCGGCCAAACCCCGCATCCATACCTTTATCGCCACGTCCAAAATACACCTCGATAAAAAATTCCGCAAGAGCGAGGAAGAAGTTTTGGAAATGGCCATTCAGGGAATAACGCGGGCTAAAAAGTACTTTTCCGACATCGAGTTTTCGCCGGAGGATTCTTCGCGAACCGGAAAGCCCTTTCTATTTCGCATCATCCAAGCGGCCATCGACGCCGGTGCTACGACCATCAACATTCCGGATACCGTCGGTTACAGCAACCCCGATGAGTTTGGACAGCTGATTCGCGAGATCTTTCAAAACGTGCCGAACATCCACAAGGCGGTCCTGAGTGTTCATTGCCACAACGATTTGGGGTTGGCGACGGCAAATACGTTAGCGGCAGTGCGCAACGGCGCGCAGCAGGTCGAAGTCACCATCAACGGCATCGGCGAGCGTGCCGGAAACGCTTCGTTGGAAGAGGTGGTGATGGCGCTAAAGACCCGCTACGATTTTTATCAAAAGACGACGGGTATTCGTTACGAAGAGATCGTCAAAACCAGCAGGCTGGTCAGTAATCTTACCGGCATTCCTGTGCAACCCAACAAGGCGGTTGTCGGCGCCAATGCTTTTGCGCACGAATCAGGCATTCATCAGGATGCCATGATCAAAGATGCGGCAACATACGAAATCATGAATCCTGCAGAAGTCGGTTGGGGAGAGACGAAAATCGTTTTGGGTCGCCATTCCGGCCGGCACGGTCTGAAAAAGCGGCTGGAAGACTTGGGTTATTCGCTGAGCCAGGAGAAAATCGACCGCATCTACAAACGCTTCTTGGAAATTGCCGATAAGAAGAAAGAAGTGTTCGATGCGGACCTCGAGGCTTTGGTCAGCGAAGAGGCGCAGACGATCGAAGAAGTCTATCAGCTGGAATATTTCCATATTCTCAGCGGCAACCATACCGTGCCGACGGCCACCATCGGTCTGCGCATTGGTGACCAGATTGTTCAGGATGCCGCCGTCGGCGACGGTCCCATAGACGCGGCCTTTGCGGCCATCGACAAAATCATTGGGCGACCGGTCAAGCTGCTCGAGTTTTCGCTGCAGGCGCTTACCGGCGGCAGAAATGCCATGGGTGAAGTTCACGTCACCATCACCGAAAACGGCCGCAAATTCGTCGGTCGCGGTACCGGCACGGACGTCATCGAGGCGGGCATCCGTGCCTACATCCATGCGCATAACAAGCTCTACAGCGCATCCGAATCGAAAAGCAAAGGGTAA
- the leuB gene encoding 3-isopropylmalate dehydrogenase, which produces MQKSNYRITVLPGDGIGPEVVAEAVKVLRTVAELAGFKVELDYRDVGGAAIDKYGTPLPEETLAACRASDAVLLGAIGAPQYDQLPSHMRPEKGLLGLRAGLGLYANLRPAKIYPALAASSTLKEEVVQDVDLLIVRELTGGVYFGEPRGLEQDRGFNTMIYTRKEVERIARVAFEAAKNRRRQVCSVDKANVLEVSQFWRRIVIEVAAEYPEITLTHMYVDNAAMQLIRNPRQFDVIVTGNLFGDILSDEAAMITGSLGMLPSASLGDGPGMYEPVHGSAPDIAGQNKANPIATIASVAMMLIHSLGRKKEGEWIETAIGNALLKGARTADIARPSEAVLTTTEMGDFIVREVEYAAKG; this is translated from the coding sequence ATGCAAAAGAGCAATTATCGAATTACGGTACTTCCGGGTGACGGGATCGGTCCGGAAGTAGTGGCCGAGGCTGTAAAGGTGCTCAGAACTGTAGCCGAATTGGCCGGTTTCAAGGTGGAGCTCGACTATCGCGATGTGGGCGGTGCGGCGATCGACAAATACGGCACGCCGCTACCTGAGGAGACCTTGGCCGCCTGCCGCGCAAGCGATGCTGTTCTGCTCGGCGCCATCGGTGCACCCCAATACGATCAGCTTCCTTCCCACATGCGCCCCGAGAAAGGGCTGCTCGGCTTGCGCGCCGGTTTAGGACTTTATGCCAATCTTCGACCCGCCAAAATCTACCCCGCCCTCGCGGCATCTTCTACATTGAAAGAAGAGGTGGTTCAAGATGTCGATCTGCTGATCGTACGTGAGCTGACCGGCGGAGTCTATTTCGGGGAGCCGCGCGGCTTGGAGCAGGACCGCGGCTTCAATACAATGATCTATACCCGCAAAGAGGTCGAGCGGATCGCGCGCGTTGCGTTTGAGGCGGCAAAAAACCGTCGGCGCCAAGTATGCTCCGTCGACAAGGCCAACGTGCTCGAAGTCTCGCAATTTTGGCGGCGCATCGTCATCGAGGTTGCCGCGGAGTATCCGGAAATCACTCTCACTCACATGTATGTCGACAATGCGGCCATGCAGCTGATCCGCAATCCGCGCCAGTTTGATGTGATCGTCACCGGCAATCTGTTCGGCGATATTTTAAGCGACGAGGCGGCCATGATTACCGGATCTCTCGGCATGCTGCCTTCCGCAAGTCTTGGCGACGGCCCGGGAATGTATGAACCGGTGCACGGCTCGGCGCCGGACATCGCCGGGCAAAACAAAGCGAATCCGATTGCTACCATTGCTTCAGTCGCCATGATGCTCATTCACTCTTTGGGCAGAAAAAAAGAAGGCGAGTGGATCGAAACGGCAATCGGCAATGCCCTGCTCAAAGGGGCAAGAACCGCCGACATCGCCCGACCAAGCGAAGCTGTTCTAACGACGACGGAAATGGGAGATTTCATCGTCCGCGAAGTGGAGTACGCGGCAAAAGGGTAA